Proteins from a genomic interval of Harpia harpyja isolate bHarHar1 chromosome 9, bHarHar1 primary haplotype, whole genome shotgun sequence:
- the BOLA1 gene encoding bolA-like protein 1, giving the protein MRGPLLAAAGRGLWAMGDGPLARTIRTKLDAALQPTHLQVLDESSRHGGPPGAETHFAVVVVSGRFAGLPPLQRHRLIHATLRAELAGPLHALAIVAKTPQQWESDPHVPPRPPCLGGSKHERHGNAAGGDRESPRNQ; this is encoded by the coding sequence ATGCGGGGTCCCCTCCTGGCGGCTGCTGGCCGGGGGCTGTGGGCCATGGGGGACGGCCCTCTGGCCCGCACCATCCGTACCAAGCTGgatgcagccctgcagcccaccCATCTCCAGGTCCTGGATGAAAGTTCCCGCCATGGTGGCCCCCCCGGTGCTGAAACCCATTTTGCCGTGGTGGTGGTGAGCGGGCGTTTCGCCGGGTTGCCCCCGCTGCAGCGGCATCGCCTGATCCATGCCACCCTTCGCGCCGAACTGGCCGGACCCCTGCACGCTCTCGCCATCGTCGCCAAGACCCCCCAGCAATGGGAAAGtgacccccatgtccccccccggcccccgtgTTTGGGGGGCTCCAAGCACGAGCGCCACGGCAATGCGGCTGGTGGGGACAGGGAGTCACCCAGGAATCAGTGA
- the LOC128146407 gene encoding nuclear receptor subfamily 2 group F member 5-like — MALTAGPWPEPPLPPPPPPPPGGPEVAGKAGGDCLVCGDKASGKHYGQVTCEGCKSFFKRSVRRNLSYSCRGGRDCPVDQPHRNQCQYCRLRKCLRVGMRREAVQRGRMAHAPSSPGQYPVVPRDPYGGHGYLSGFISLLLRAEPYPPARYGSQCLQPSGVVSIESICELAARLLFSAIEWAKGIPFFPDLQLSDQVALLRLGWSELFVLNAAQSALPLHAAPLLATAGLHAAPMAADRVVAFMDHIRLFQEQVEKLKVLRVDAAEYACLKAVALFSPDAVGLSDPGQVAGLQEKSQCALEEHVRRQHPSQPSRFGRLLLRLPALRSVSAPGIQQLFFSRLVGKTPIETLIRDMLLAGATLNWPYGPMQ; from the exons ATGGCCCTGACTGCGGGGCCGTGGCCGgaacctccccttcctcctcctcctcctcctcctcccggtgGCCCGGAGGTggcggggaaggcggggggggacTGCCTGGTGTGCGGGGACAAGGCGAGCGGGAAGCACTACGGGCAGGTGACCTGCGAGGGCTGCAAAAGCTTCTTCAAACGCTCCGTTCGTCGCAATCTTTCCTACAGCTGCCGGGGGGGTCGGGATTGCCCCGTGGATCAACCCCACCGCAACCAGTGCCAGTACTGCCGGCTCCGCAAGTGTCTGCGTGTGGGGATGCGGAGGGAag CCGTGCAGCGAGGCCGCATGGCGCACGCCCCGAGCAGTCCCGGCCAATATCCCGTGGTCCCCAGGGATCCCTATGGCGGTCACGGCTATTTAAGCGGCTTCATCTCCTTGCTGCTCCGCGCCGAACCGTACCCCCCGGCTCGCTACGGCTCCCAGTGCCTGCAACCCAGCGGTGTGGTCAGCATCGAGAGCATCTGCGAGCTGGCCGCTCGCCTCCTCTTCAGTGCCATCGAATGGGCCAAGGGCATCCCTTTCTTCCCGGATTTGCAACTTTCTGATCAAGTCGCTTTGCTCCGGTTGGGTTGGAGCGAGCTCTTCGTGTTGAACGCGGCGCAGTCAGCTTTACCGTTGCATGCCGCCCCGTTGTTGGCCACCGCCGGGCTCCATGCCGCTCCGATGGCTGCCGACCGCGTGGTGGCTTTCATGGATCACATCCGCCTCTTCCAGGAgcaggtggagaagctgaaggtgCTGCGCGTCGACGCCGCCGAGTACGCCTGTCTCAAGGCCGTGGCTCTCTTCTCCCCTG ACGCAGTGGGGCTGTCAGACCCGGGGCAGGTGGCTGGCCTGCAGGAGAAGTCGCAGTGCGCACTGGAGGAGCACGTGCGGCGGCAGcaccccagccagcccagccGGTTCGGGCGCCTGCTCctgcgcctgcctgccctccGCAGCGTCTCCGCCCCTGGCATCCAGCAGCTCTTCTTCAGCCGCCTGGTCGGCAAGACCCCCATCGAGACCCTCATCCGCGACATGCTGCTTGCCGGTGCCACCCTCAACTGGCCCTACGGCCCCATGCAGTGA